TTGCTGCTGCTATTGTTGCAGATGCAGTTGGAAGATTAATTCCTGGTGTTTTAAACAACGAAACATCTGCTTTGTCAGACTCATTTCAAGATAATTTATTAGCACCACCAGTGTATACACGACCATCAGCATATAATGGTTGGAAAGTACCAGAAGTTTTATTAAGTGGCAACGATAAACTTATAGATGATTGGCGATATCAGCAATCACTACAAAGAACCAAAGAACGCAGACCAGAGTTGTACAAAAAGCTTGATATAAATTAATTAATATTGACATTTAAAAATAATATTGTATCTTTGCACTCTCTTTAAATCGAAGTATCATGGATAAGATAAAAGAATTAGAACAAACATTGATTACTGCAAACCAGCATCCTGAGTTTAAAGCAGGTGATAATATAGATGTACACTATAAAATTAAAGAAGGAAACAAAGAAAGAATCCAAATCTTTAAAGGTAATGTTTTACAAATCAACGGAAGTGGAATGACTAAAACATTTACGGTAAGAAAAATTTCTAATGGTGTAGGTGTAGAAAGAATTTTTCCAATCAATTCACCAAACATCGAAAAAATTGAAGTGAATAAAGTAGGTAAAGTAAGAAGAGCTAAAATTTTCTACATCAGAGAATTAAAAGGAAAAGCAGCAAGAATCAAAGAAAAAATCGTAGTAAAAAAATAAGCATTACTACTTTAAAATTATATTTAATGCCTTACAATTTTGTGAGGCATTTTTTGTTTCTGGTATTCGTCGTCAATCTGAGTGTAGTTTATGAAGCGAAGATTCTCATTATACCAAAATTATGTAGTTCTCATGCTGAATCTGTTTGCAGTAGGCAGGTTTAATTCAGAATCCGTTATAAAAGTAGATTCCGAAACAAGTTCGGAATGAAGTCTGTGTTATAAATCTATGCTTTGTTTTGTGTCACACGAAACAATATAAATATTCTTACCTTACTTTTTAATCAAGATAACCGTTCTAAAATAGTTTTAATCAATTTATCTACAGGAGCTTTAGTATCTTTACTAAACTCACCCAATGCTCTATTGGCCAAAATAGCATTAAACGAAATACAATGATGACCTAATAATTTTCCCATACCATAAATACCACTCGTTTCCATTTCTAAATTGGTAATCATGCGATCATTCAAAACAGAGCGTTGAGCTAACTCATCTAAAAAGTTTTGTTGCTTGGTAGGCAAACGCAAAACTCTACCTTGTGGACCATAAAATCCTGCATTAGTTAAAGTAATGCCTTTGTAAATATCTTTAGCCAAGCTATTTAATAATTCACTAGAACAAGTAGTAGTGGTAATAGGAATTTTCAAATCACTTAAACATTTTATTATACAATTACTAATACTATTTTCTTCATTGTTTTCTTCATAATGATAAAAACTCATTAAACCTTCTAAACCAACAGCATACTCACTTACTAAAAAACTGTCAACAGGAATTTCTGCTTGCAAAGCACCACTAGTGCCAATTCTAATTATATTTAATTTGGTTAATTCATCTTTTATCATTTTCGTAGATAAATCAATATTTACCAAAGCATCTAACTCATTCATCACAATATCAATATTATCTGTTCCCATTCCAGTCGACATTACAGTCAATTCCGTATTGCCTAATCTTCCAGTATGAATAACAAATTCTCGCTTCGTTTTCTTCAATCTAATACTATCAAAATACTGCGACACTTTAGGCACTCGTTCTGGATCGCCTACAAAAATAATGTTAGTCGCAATATCTTCAGGTAATAAATTCAAGTGATAAACACTTCCATCTTCATTTAAAATTAATTCACTAGGAGCAATAGCTTGTCTTTTCATATCTTAGTAAAAATATTAGGCAATTTACATAAAATCGTGCGTAGTTTGCAAACACCACAAGACATATTAAAACAATATTGGAAATATGATGCATTCAGACCATTACAAGCAGACATTATCCAGAGTGTGTTAGATGGAAACGATACCTTAGCATTATTACCAACTGGTGGAGGAAAGTCAATTTGTTTTCAAGTGCCAGCAATGATGAAAGATGGCATTTGTATAGTTATTTCGCCTTTAATTGCTTTGATGAAAGACCAAGTACATCAACTTAAACAAAGAGAAATTAAAGCAGCCGCTATTTACAGTGGATTGTCTTATCAAGAAATTGATATTATATTAAATAATGCAGTATTTAGTTATTATAAATTTTTGTATGTTTCCCCAGAGCGTTTAAAAACAGATATTTTTTTAGAACGATTTAAAGACATGCCTGTTAATTTAATTGCTGTTGATGAAGCACATTGTATTTCGCAATGGGGTTACGATTTTAGACCACCGTATTTAGAAATTGCCAATATTCGTGAATATCATAATAGCGTACCAGTATTAGCACTTACTGCAAGTGCTACACCAATAGTTCAAAAAGATATACAAGAAAAACTACATTTTAATCACAATCAAGTTTTTAAGAAATCTTTTTTAAGAGAGAACATTAGTTTTGTAGTACGACATGAAACGGCAAAGCTACCTAAGCTTTTAGAAATTATAGAACAACTTAAAGGAAGTGGCATTATTTATGTTCGCAATAGAAAACAAACTCAGGTCATAGCCGATTATCTAAAAAAAAATAAAATTAGTGCCGATTTTTATCATGCTGGATTAGATACACCGACAAGAGATTTAAAACAAAACAACTGGATTGCTAATAAAACTAAGGTAATTGTTTGTACCAATGCATTTGGAATGGGAATTGACAAACCAGATGTGCGTTTTGTAATACACATTGATATTCCAGAAAATTTAGAAGCGTATTATCAAGAAGCAGGAAGAGCAGGAAGAGATGGCAAAAAATCGTATGCTATTTTATTATATACAGATGATGATAAAGAAAATTTAACTAAAAATATAGCACAGAAATTTCCACCAATTGAAGAAGTGAAACAGATTTACAACGCAGTATTTAATCACTACAATATTGCATTAGGAAATGGAAAGTTCAACACTAAAGAATTTGATATATATTATTTTTCAAAGTTATTTAACAAGCAAGTTGCCGTAGTGTATAATAGCTTAAAAATTTTAGAGCAAGCCAATTATATGCAACTAAACGAAAGTGTAATGATTCCAGCACGACTAAAGTTTACTGTAGATAAAATGTCGTTGTACAATTACCAAATTAAAAATCCAAAGTACAATGAAATTATTAAAGCATTGCTACGAGCTTATGGTGGAATTTTAGAATTTTATACCAATATCAAAGAAAAAGATTTAGCTGTATTTTTAAAAACAGATGAATCTTCTATCGTTCAACAACTTAATTATTTGAACAAACAAAATATTATCCACTATTTGCCACAAACCGATAAACCACAAATTACTTTCTTAGAAGAACGATTGCCAGAACAGAGTTTGTTGTTTGATACAGCATATCTACAAAAAAGAAAAGATATTGCTACTGAACAATTAAATGCAATTATAAATTATACTGAAAACACAGCTATTTGTAGACAAAAAATAATATGTACTTATTTTGGTGATGAAATTAATGATTGTGGACAATGTGATGTGTGCCTTGAAAAAAAATACAATGCACAGAAAACTGAAAAGCTAAAAGAAATCAAGAAAAATATATTAAGTATTTCTACAGATGTTTGGATAAACATTAATGATATTATACCAAAAAAACATTTTGAGAAGCACGACTACGAATTGGTAATTAGAGAATTATTAGACGAACAGATTTTAATAATGAACGAAAAAAATGAAATCAAACGAAAATAAACATATCATTTTTACAGTAAGCAACGATATTAGTTTCGACCAACGAATGCATAAAATTTGTTCAACATTAAGTAGTCAATATAAAGTAACACTTATTGGACGATTACTACCAAACTCAATGCCTATAGACAAAAGAAACTACGAAACCAAAAGAATAAAATTGTGGTTCAACAACGGATTTTTATTTTATGCAGTACTAAACATCGCATTATTTTTTAAATTATTATTTATTAAAGCAGACATTTTTTGTGCTTGTGATGCTGATACTTTACTAGCAGTTTTATTGGCAGGAAAAATTAGAAATAAAAAAAATGTTTTTGATGCACATGAATATTTTTCAGAATCTACAGAGATTGTAAACAAACCATTTGTAAAAAGCGTATGGCAAAAACTAGAACAGTTTGCCATACCAAAAGTAGATGCAGCTTATACTGTATGCGATAGCTTAGCCAATATCTTTACCAAAAAGTACAACAAAAAATTTGAAGTCATTAGAAATGTACCTTTTGAAAACAAAAACAAAACATCTATAAATGAAAAAAATAAATATTTATTATATCAAGGAAATTTGAATATTGGAAGAGGTTTAGAAGAAATGTTATTAGCAATGATGTATATCAATAATATTCCTTTATATATTATTGGTGATGGAATTATGCGACCAAAATTAGAAGCAATCATTCAAAAATATCAACTACAAGACAAAGTTTTTTTATTAGGAAGAAAAACACCAAAAGAAATTATTGCGTATACTCAAAATGCTTTTGTAGGAATTAATTTATTAGAAAACAGAGGATTAAGTTATTATTATTCTTTATCTAATAAATTTTTTGATTATATACAAGCACAAGTTCCACAAATTGCCATTGCATTTCCTGAGTATATTCACTACAACGAACAATACAATATAGCAGTAATGGTTGATAATTTAGAAATTCATACTATTGTTGATGCCTTGAATAAATTAATACAAGATGAAGACAAATACATACAACTAAAACTTAATTGTATTGAAGCAGCACAAGCATTAAATTGGAATAAAGAATCAATTCAGTTAATTAATATTTATAATAATTTATTTTAATTAAGTATATGACGGAAAAGCAAAAAATGTTAAACGGAAACCATTATAATACCAGAGAT
Above is a genomic segment from Chitinophagales bacterium containing:
- the rplS gene encoding 50S ribosomal protein L19, whose product is MDKIKELEQTLITANQHPEFKAGDNIDVHYKIKEGNKERIQIFKGNVLQINGSGMTKTFTVRKISNGVGVERIFPINSPNIEKIEVNKVGKVRRAKIFYIRELKGKAARIKEKIVVKK
- a CDS encoding nucleoside phosphorylase, producing the protein MKRQAIAPSELILNEDGSVYHLNLLPEDIATNIIFVGDPERVPKVSQYFDSIRLKKTKREFVIHTGRLGNTELTVMSTGMGTDNIDIVMNELDALVNIDLSTKMIKDELTKLNIIRIGTSGALQAEIPVDSFLVSEYAVGLEGLMSFYHYEENNEENSISNCIIKCLSDLKIPITTTTCSSELLNSLAKDIYKGITLTNAGFYGPQGRVLRLPTKQQNFLDELAQRSVLNDRMITNLEMETSGIYGMGKLLGHHCISFNAILANRALGEFSKDTKAPVDKLIKTILERLS
- a CDS encoding RecQ family ATP-dependent DNA helicase, translated to MQTPQDILKQYWKYDAFRPLQADIIQSVLDGNDTLALLPTGGGKSICFQVPAMMKDGICIVISPLIALMKDQVHQLKQREIKAAAIYSGLSYQEIDIILNNAVFSYYKFLYVSPERLKTDIFLERFKDMPVNLIAVDEAHCISQWGYDFRPPYLEIANIREYHNSVPVLALTASATPIVQKDIQEKLHFNHNQVFKKSFLRENISFVVRHETAKLPKLLEIIEQLKGSGIIYVRNRKQTQVIADYLKKNKISADFYHAGLDTPTRDLKQNNWIANKTKVIVCTNAFGMGIDKPDVRFVIHIDIPENLEAYYQEAGRAGRDGKKSYAILLYTDDDKENLTKNIAQKFPPIEEVKQIYNAVFNHYNIALGNGKFNTKEFDIYYFSKLFNKQVAVVYNSLKILEQANYMQLNESVMIPARLKFTVDKMSLYNYQIKNPKYNEIIKALLRAYGGILEFYTNIKEKDLAVFLKTDESSIVQQLNYLNKQNIIHYLPQTDKPQITFLEERLPEQSLLFDTAYLQKRKDIATEQLNAIINYTENTAICRQKIICTYFGDEINDCGQCDVCLEKKYNAQKTEKLKEIKKNILSISTDVWININDIIPKKHFEKHDYELVIRELLDEQILIMNEKNEIKRK
- a CDS encoding glycosyltransferase codes for the protein MKSNENKHIIFTVSNDISFDQRMHKICSTLSSQYKVTLIGRLLPNSMPIDKRNYETKRIKLWFNNGFLFYAVLNIALFFKLLFIKADIFCACDADTLLAVLLAGKIRNKKNVFDAHEYFSESTEIVNKPFVKSVWQKLEQFAIPKVDAAYTVCDSLANIFTKKYNKKFEVIRNVPFENKNKTSINEKNKYLLYQGNLNIGRGLEEMLLAMMYINNIPLYIIGDGIMRPKLEAIIQKYQLQDKVFLLGRKTPKEIIAYTQNAFVGINLLENRGLSYYYSLSNKFFDYIQAQVPQIAIAFPEYIHYNEQYNIAVMVDNLEIHTIVDALNKLIQDEDKYIQLKLNCIEAAQALNWNKESIQLINIYNNLF